The following coding sequences are from one Salinicoccus sp. Bachu38 window:
- the truB gene encoding tRNA pseudouridine(55) synthase TruB — MHGVIPVNKPKGLTSHDVVMRMRRILHMKKVGHTGTLDPEVTGVLPICIGEGTKLTEYLQTKKKRYHAEVTLGFSTDTEDQTGEVTGRSDSVAGISDEAIDQAIDAFRGSYRQRVPKYASVRVEGRKLYEYARKGIEVERPVREVFIHEIERAGKVKREAGLVRFSLDVVCSKGTYIRTLAVDIGKHLGVEAHMSALVRTESCGLTLDRAVTIEALEAGEPKDALVPISELIADLPMVEITDESFFFKIRNGQKMDKSDIIEKVGKDDADMVAFTKDGTPVGVYYDHPENTGIMKPYKMFNI; from the coding sequence ATGCACGGTGTAATACCTGTCAATAAACCAAAAGGGCTGACAAGCCATGACGTCGTCATGCGCATGCGCAGAATACTACATATGAAAAAGGTGGGCCATACCGGCACTCTGGACCCGGAAGTCACGGGTGTCCTGCCGATCTGCATCGGGGAGGGGACGAAACTGACCGAATATCTGCAGACGAAGAAGAAACGCTATCATGCCGAGGTGACGCTGGGGTTTTCGACGGATACGGAAGACCAGACGGGCGAGGTCACCGGAAGAAGCGACAGTGTCGCCGGCATCTCAGATGAGGCGATCGACCAGGCAATAGACGCCTTCCGGGGCAGCTATCGCCAGAGGGTTCCCAAGTATGCCTCAGTCAGGGTCGAGGGCCGGAAGCTGTATGAATATGCCCGAAAGGGCATCGAGGTGGAGCGCCCTGTGAGGGAAGTCTTCATCCATGAGATAGAACGTGCCGGCAAGGTCAAGAGGGAAGCGGGCCTCGTCCGGTTCAGCCTTGATGTAGTATGTTCGAAGGGAACCTATATCCGTACGTTGGCTGTGGATATAGGAAAGCATTTGGGCGTTGAGGCGCACATGTCCGCACTTGTCAGAACGGAATCATGCGGCCTGACGCTTGACCGGGCAGTGACGATCGAAGCGCTCGAAGCAGGGGAGCCGAAAGATGCCCTCGTGCCGATTTCAGAACTCATCGCGGATCTTCCGATGGTCGAAATCACCGATGAATCCTTCTTTTTCAAAATTCGTAATGGGCAGAAGATGGACAAATCTGATATCATTGAAAAAGTAGGGAAAGATGATGCCGATATGGTCGCATTCACAAAGGATGGTACACCGGTCGGCGTGTACTATGATCATCCCGAAAACACGGGTATAATGAAACCATACAAAATGTTCAATATATAA
- a CDS encoding L7Ae/L30e/S12e/Gadd45 family ribosomal protein — translation MTDRILNLLGLAKRAGMLTTGEEKTIESIQRNRAKIVFIASDAGSSTAKKVRDKCNYYEIPLIDDYTNEALSTATGASNRVVLSVTDSGFSRKMLQLKEKGK, via the coding sequence ATGACGGACAGGATATTGAATCTTTTGGGGCTGGCCAAGCGCGCAGGCATGTTGACGACCGGGGAAGAGAAGACGATAGAATCCATCCAGCGCAATAGGGCCAAGATCGTCTTCATTGCCAGTGATGCAGGCAGCAGTACAGCAAAGAAAGTCAGAGATAAATGCAACTACTATGAAATACCATTGATTGATGATTATACCAACGAAGCCCTGAGCACGGCTACAGGCGCTTCGAACCGGGTTGTATTGTCAGTTACAGATTCAGGTTTCAGCCGGAAGATGCTGCAGCTTAAAGAGAAAGGAAAGTGA
- the rbfA gene encoding 30S ribosome-binding factor RbfA, whose amino-acid sequence MSNRHERVAEEIKKVVSETLRTKVSDPDIGMITVTDVELTKEMEIATIYFTSLNENREEVEAALDRAKGMVRSEVAKEIRIRKAPELQFKYDTSIEYGNKIENLLNEIKDK is encoded by the coding sequence ATGAGCAACAGACATGAAAGAGTTGCCGAAGAAATCAAGAAAGTGGTGAGTGAGACACTGCGCACAAAAGTATCGGATCCGGATATCGGGATGATTACGGTGACGGATGTCGAGCTGACCAAGGAGATGGAGATTGCAACCATCTACTTCACTTCCCTGAACGAGAACCGGGAGGAAGTGGAAGCGGCGCTGGATCGTGCCAAAGGGATGGTCCGTTCCGAGGTGGCAAAGGAAATCAGAATAAGAAAAGCGCCGGAACTGCAATTCAAGTATGATACTTCTATTGAATACGGCAATAAGATTGAGAATCTCTTGAATGAAATCAAAGATAAATAA
- the infB gene encoding translation initiation factor IF-2, protein MSKIRIYEYAKECGVPSKKVIEFLQARDIEVKSHMKSLEDSEVNLLNKEFKKSGTSDSSSSNSRQSKSQNTQKSSQGGQNTQKGGKGGQQKGGQSPQRNNRNHKPGAGNRNKNSRNQKPGNKQKNQKPEPVKKEVELPKNFTYQEGITVGELAEKIGVDSSKIIKDLFMVGIVANINQALDNDSVELIASDHGFTAELEVVVDDTDLENYFELGDDLNEERPSVVTIMGHVDHGKTTLLDSIRHTKVTAGEAGGITQHIGAYQIESGGKKITFLDTPGHAAFTTMRARGAQVTDITVLVVAADDGVMPQTIEAINHAKAAEVPIIVAVNKMDKPTANPERVMTELGEHGLYPEDWGGDTIFVSLSALSGEGIEDLLEMITLVGEVAELKTKSDRPAVGTVIEAELDKSRGPAASLLVQHGTLKVGDSIVVGSTFGKVRAMVDDLGRRIQEAGPSTPVEITGLNAVPHAGDRFVVFKDDKTARSIGEARSEEQIMKDREQTSAVTLDNLFEQMKEGETKDLNIIIKGDVQGSVEALSASLMKIDVEGVNVRIIHTGVGAINESDVTLASASEAIIIGFNVRPDVNAKKAAEREKVDMRLHRIIYNVIEEIESAMKGMLDPEFEEKVIGNVEVRQTFKVSKVGTIAGAYVTDGKITRDSGVRVIREGIVIYEGELDTLKRFKDDAKEVTAGYECGLTIKNFNDLKEGDQIEPYIMVEIER, encoded by the coding sequence ATGAGTAAAATCAGAATCTACGAATATGCAAAAGAATGCGGAGTGCCAAGCAAAAAGGTGATCGAGTTCCTTCAGGCGAGGGATATCGAAGTGAAGAGCCACATGAAATCACTCGAAGACAGTGAGGTCAACCTCCTCAACAAGGAATTCAAGAAATCCGGTACTTCAGACAGCAGCTCCAGTAATAGCAGGCAGTCGAAAAGCCAGAACACCCAGAAGAGCAGTCAGGGCGGTCAGAACACCCAGAAAGGCGGCAAGGGCGGCCAGCAGAAGGGCGGTCAGAGTCCGCAGAGGAACAACAGGAACCACAAGCCCGGTGCAGGCAACAGGAACAAGAACAGCCGGAATCAGAAGCCCGGCAACAAGCAGAAGAACCAGAAGCCGGAGCCTGTCAAAAAAGAGGTGGAGCTTCCGAAGAACTTCACCTACCAGGAAGGCATCACAGTCGGTGAATTGGCAGAGAAGATCGGTGTGGATTCCTCAAAAATCATCAAAGATCTCTTCATGGTCGGCATCGTAGCGAACATCAACCAGGCACTGGACAATGATTCAGTGGAGCTGATTGCCAGTGACCATGGTTTCACTGCCGAACTCGAAGTCGTGGTTGATGATACGGACCTTGAGAATTATTTCGAACTCGGTGATGATCTGAACGAAGAAAGGCCAAGTGTCGTTACGATCATGGGTCACGTCGACCATGGCAAGACGACATTGCTCGATTCCATCCGCCACACGAAAGTGACGGCAGGAGAGGCGGGCGGCATCACGCAGCATATCGGTGCCTACCAGATCGAGTCGGGCGGCAAGAAGATCACGTTCCTCGACACACCGGGGCACGCCGCATTCACGACGATGCGTGCACGCGGTGCACAGGTGACGGACATTACAGTACTTGTCGTCGCTGCTGATGACGGTGTAATGCCTCAGACGATCGAAGCGATCAACCACGCAAAAGCTGCGGAAGTGCCGATCATCGTTGCCGTCAACAAAATGGACAAGCCGACGGCGAACCCCGAGCGTGTCATGACGGAACTTGGCGAACATGGCCTCTATCCAGAAGACTGGGGCGGAGATACGATTTTCGTCTCCCTGTCGGCACTGAGCGGTGAAGGCATCGAAGACCTGCTTGAAATGATCACGCTCGTCGGAGAAGTTGCAGAACTTAAGACGAAGAGTGACAGACCGGCAGTCGGAACAGTCATTGAAGCGGAACTCGACAAGTCAAGAGGTCCGGCAGCATCCCTGCTCGTCCAGCACGGTACACTGAAGGTCGGTGATTCCATCGTCGTCGGAAGTACTTTCGGCAAGGTCAGGGCAATGGTCGACGATCTTGGACGCCGCATTCAGGAGGCGGGGCCATCCACACCTGTGGAAATAACCGGTCTGAACGCCGTGCCGCATGCAGGCGACCGTTTCGTCGTCTTCAAGGACGACAAGACAGCACGCAGCATCGGTGAAGCGAGAAGTGAAGAACAGATCATGAAAGACCGTGAGCAGACATCTGCAGTAACACTCGACAACCTCTTCGAACAGATGAAGGAGGGCGAAACGAAAGACCTCAATATCATCATCAAAGGGGACGTACAGGGTTCCGTCGAGGCACTGAGTGCATCCCTCATGAAAATTGATGTCGAAGGTGTCAACGTGCGCATCATCCATACGGGTGTCGGCGCCATCAACGAATCAGATGTCACACTTGCCTCCGCCTCCGAAGCGATCATCATCGGCTTCAACGTCCGTCCGGATGTCAACGCCAAGAAGGCGGCGGAACGTGAGAAGGTCGACATGAGGCTCCACCGCATCATCTACAATGTCATCGAAGAGATCGAATCTGCGATGAAGGGCATGCTCGACCCTGAGTTCGAAGAGAAGGTCATCGGTAACGTGGAAGTCCGCCAGACATTCAAAGTGTCCAAGGTCGGCACGATTGCCGGCGCCTATGTGACGGATGGCAAAATCACCAGGGATTCAGGTGTAAGAGTCATCAGAGAGGGTATAGTTATCTATGAAGGTGAACTGGATACCCTCAAGCGTTTCAAAGATGACGCCAAGGAAGTGACTGCCGGATACGAATGCGGTCTCACGATCAAGAACTTCAACGACCTTAAAGAGGGAGACCAGATCGAACCTTATATCATGGTTGAAATTGAAAGGTGA